The DNA region CATATTTACTTTACCGTAATGCAGCTCAAGAAGTTAATGGGATTTGGTTTTACAATCAAAGTGAATGTGATGAGGTTGCACGTCTCTTCGGCAggtaactatataattttactgCTTGTATGACTTAGAGATACTCAGCGTTCGTTCTACCTACGTATTTATTATCACACTCTCCGTCTAATGGCAATGACAGATTACTTAGCGCATATTCCAAGGTCAACCAGAAGCCAAATACGTCATCTTCTTCGCAAAGGTAAGAAGTATTTAGATCACTTAGCGCATAGATAGACATTGTGCCACTAGTTGTATGTATGAGGCGGGGAAAAACACGATAACTCTTTCAGCTGGTATCTTTCTTATATGTTGAAAAAATAATGTCTATGTACTTACTGCAGGGAGTTTGAGGAATTGGAAGATGTGCCCACAGTGGCAGTTGTGGATGGTCCTCTTGAACCATCTTCAAGTGGTAGAGATGCCCCTCCTCATGATCCTGCTTTTATCAACTTCTTCACTGTAAGCTTTTTTGAGACACACTCACGCTAACGCCTTCAGCATCACGTTTAACTTCGAAATTCTCAAGCTGTAAGATTGAACTTTTATCAATATTGTTGTTGGCTTGACTGCAGTCTGCGAGGTCTCTTGGCAACACTTCGGCTGGATCACCATACATGTCATCAGCAAATCATCCACAACCTCACCAACCCACCATCGCCCCTGCAACAGCTGCACCTCCACAGATATTATCACCACCGCCTCTACCATCCTCCTCTCCTCTAATGCCTCTTTTTGACAACAATCCTCATCGTATCAGTAGCAACTCCGACGTTCACACAGGTTTGGTGGCGCCGTCCTCTGTCTTTGGTGGACCCCCAGGGATGATGATGGCTCAACCACACCTCATTCCTGGTTCATCTATGCCCTCTGCTCCTCCTCTGAACCTTAATAATACGGCGACTTATTACCAGCAGCGCCCGCTTGGTACTCCGATGCTCCAGGCTTTTCCACCACCATCACTCGCTCCTGTGAACAATGTCCCCGTTATCAATAGAGACAAAGTCAAAGAAGCCCTGTTAGCGCTGGTTCAGGTTTGGTTCTTTTTACaacattctcttttttttttacttgagcTGCTGCCCAAAACCCTAACGCGCGAGTTGCTTTTCAACAGGAGAATGAATTCATCGACATGGTGACCCGAGCTTTACAAAATGCATATCAACCATGAAGCTAAGCAGGGTCGTTGGTGTTTGACGTAGACTGTATAGTTAAAACGTAGTTTAGTTTAGTTAATTCTCTCtttgataacttttttttttttaacaaagtgTTAATTGTTGGAACCTCCTTATTATAATCAACATTTCTAATCATCGCTTGGATCCTCCTCGTACAATTAAGAAACACTTGTCATCAAACATCACAGCAAAGAAAGAAAATCTCTTAGTTTTGAGTAATAATAATACTACTACACGAGAGAGAGGGGGGAAAtgagaaatatatattacaaatgggactagaaaaatgatttttatctCTCGAAGTAATCCTCTGTCCTGCCCTTGAATCCGATTTGTCCGAAGGTAAGACAGATGAAGAGACCTAAGTGCCAGGTAACCAACCACAACCAGAACTGTGAAGTGAGTGCTGGAGGAGTTGGGAAGTGAGCGAGCTCATTTCCTATGCTCTCGAAGAAGAGACCCGTCAAGCTCTTCCCATTTATCGCCGGAATACTCGACGGAGATAGCCATCCGATCAGTCCAAACCCCACCACGTTTAGGTCTCTCCTCAACCAGTTCCTCTCAAAGTACTTGTCAAAGATGCATAAACATCAGCACAAATAAGATGATCCTCATGTACCTTATTCCAGAAAACAGAGTATGGGTCTTTGACATTGTGATTTGCAAGAAGGAAAAATCAACAACAGGGCTTGGTTTGTAGCACCATCATGGTTGAAGTGTCTAAAAACAAAATCGACAACAGGGCGGCTCACATTGCTTTTCTTTGTCTAGTCTACTACTCTCTTTTGACAGAACTGAATCAAACACTCGGCTCTTCACCTCTCTTGTCCTTGGTGGTGGTTTCTTAGATGGAGTTGAACTCTCAACCTTACAATTTCTCTTGTTTTCAACATCAAGAACGGTGTTGGGGGAACGGTGATCTCTGCAGGAACGGTGTTGGGGGCATTTAGAATCAGCACCATAATAACAAGAAGCATGTGGAGTAATGTTTAATAAACACACATCATCACAGTGATGTTACTTCTCAAAGCTGCTCAGaaaagaccaaaaaaaaaaaaaatataataatatatatattcaaaaccAAACGATTgtcatgaaacaacaaaacaaacctTGAAATCAAAGAAGACGGAGGCAATTTGGTGGGTTTATATGGGCCGAACCCGCGGGCCATGACAAACTCAATCGAAAAGAGAAAGGAGACCAGGGAAACGGTGCCGTTTCTACTATATCTCACATAAACTTGTTTAGAAACCTCATTCACATCTAGGGCTCCAAATCGACCGAGAGAAGTCATTCACCATCTAGGGCATTCCCCCAAGGCAGAGAGAAAATCAGCTCCAGAACCAAGAAAGAGAATGGTGAGAAAATCAAAACCCAGAACGAGAATGGTACTTTCTCTTATTATTCTTTCAGTTATTGGTTAATTAGCACTAATTATGGCTTAAGAATGGGCTTGGGGGTTAGGCCCtaaccgatttttttttttttgggctttTGTTCGCACATAGTAAGAAAAAATGTTCTTGTTTTAACAACACGTgtctctctgtttttgtttttgaaggaCTCGGATGATGAGTATGTGGATGTGCCAGGAAGACCTAATCTGAACCGTCTTCCCAAGCAGATTTCCTCGAGCCTGAAGAAGGATCAATTTAGAGAAGTAGAAATAAAACATCTACAAGAAATCATGAATGCTTCTGACTTCAAAAAAGCTACTGGCACTACTCGTGAAGGGCGTTTTAAGTTGTCTGATAATGGGAAGATTATGAGGGTGTTTTGGCAGCTGAACCGGAAAAATGAAGCGAAGAAACCGGTAAACTCTTTGAAATCCAATCCACATTACTCTTGGTTCTCTTTTAactcataaaattttatatcatagCCATTGGTTTTGTTTATTAGATTTACAAAGACCTTGTGGAACGCCAGTTATGGGAGAAGGTTTCTGGTGCTGTTCGAAACCAGAAGAAACACATCCAGTGTTGGGCATACAGCTCCACTGATCCCATCTCCACCTTACGAGTTATACTTGAGTTGGATGACGAGTTTGTTCCTCTGTCCACGTGGTACCTCCACTCCAACGTGCATCCTGAAAAGATTGGCAAGGATCCAACCGCTCTAAAAGGACATGTCTGTTATTCAACAACTACCAAGGAAGCCTATAGTTACATGAAAGACCACGGAGTGCtgtttaaggtgagtttggtcaacagaaaatagaagaactcaagagtgggatgaacagagacgttttattagagtcggaataacgagggtacaagagtaagaaagccggctagtcgatgctcggcgagctcctagccggaagtacaagagagcggcgagatacaaagagaataaaggaaaccctaatctggcCGCAAGTCTGTGTCTCTAAGTGGTGATACCCTTCCttcctgtcctcaactccttatatagtctttTGGGTCTGTCGGTTTTGACCTAATTCATCCTTTTTACTATGGGCCTTTTGACTTGCAGGCCCAATCGGGACGACTGTTCGGCCCGAGCCACTTGGTCGGCGCCTTCGGCTGCTCGTCTTCTGATCAGAGGAGGCATGAGCCGAGTTGCGACTCATTTGGAGCCGGCTTCGAGCCGACTATCCTTTAGATGTCAGaaatgggcctcctgttcgctgggccttgtggatgATGACAATTCATCcccaacagtaagtccccccctAGTTCGTTGTCGAGTCGAGCAATCGATCGCAGCGAATTAGTGAGTTAGGGCTCGAAGAATAGGAGGTTTGATCTTCTGATTCCGTGATTCCGTCGAGAAGCCGCTGGCGGAgagatttctttttgttttctctggaCGAGCAATCGGAATGCCGTATACTCGGTGTCCCGGATGAATCCTTCCAAACCGATAAATCGATTGTGTTTGGCCCATGATGTGAAATCGAACCGCTGTTGGTTTTTTGATCGAGAAGCCGAAACGTCACTAGGGTTTTCGGCGAGAATCCGAAAGGTCGCGTTTGAGGATGACGCGCGAGCCTGCCGACAGGCCCAATTAGGCCCGCTTAGGGTTAATGATGGCACCTCGTATGAGGCGCCTCCCCTCTCTCTATAAATAAGAGACCTCCCTCGAGATTTCTCTCATTCTTCTCTCAGTTGtcaggtactttctctctctatcttttaTCTCTCTAGCTTTTGCTCTCCGTTTTAGTTCTTTTACTCGGTATGTCGACGAGCAAACGATTTTCTCGAGAACAAAAGGGGAAGATGACCGCGAGTACCGTCGATCCCGTCAGCGATCTAGAGAGGGTCCGAGGATCTGAAGATAGTGCAGAGGCAACTCATCGcgaggcgatgatggatacCGAGAACACGACCCGAGAGCAGCGTATGCTCGTCTCGGAGGCGATGGTTCGGGCTCGTGAGGATGATGATGGGGGCAATGGCTCTCCTGATGACGGGATGACTCCCTATTGCTTCTATCCGGGAAATATTTTCGAGGAGCAGCGCAGGCTTGACCCGACACGAGCTCGTCCCTCTGTAGTTGAAGGGCAGGATTGGGGAAACGTTTTACCGACGCGGTCTACGTTTGGGTCGGTGAGAAGGCTGCTGAAGAGGAGCAAGGCGATTGGGGTTACGTTCATAATCCCGTCAAAGGACCAACGACCGTGGTCTCCCCCAAAGGGATATCAGTGCGTATATGAGTCGTACTTCGAGAATGATACGAAGTTATGGTTTCCGATACCTCGACTCGTCACCGCCTACACGATGCGCCGAGGAGTTGCTCTGAGCCAGTTCTTAAATGGCGCTTGGCGCCTAGCAGTTGCGCTGATGGTGATTGGGGCAGAAGCCGGTGCCGCTCTCAGTGTCCGAGCATTCGAGGAACTGGTTTCGGTGAAGATCAATCAGGGCCTGTTGTCGCTAAAGATACGTCCCAACTACAATGTGGTAACGGGCTATCCGTCCAAGACGAACGACTGGCAGCGATCGTACTTTTACGTCAAGTCCGATCGCTCGGCTTTCGAGGAGCCGCTGAAGACCGGTTACCGTGTTCTTTGGAACAATGAATTTGGTATAGAGTGTTTCCTAGTCTTTTACCGTTTCGTGCTCCTGACCGCctcttttccttttgttttggcAGTCCCTCACTCGAATACCGCGGAGTACGAGGAAGATTTTTTGGAGAGTGCTCGGATCGTCGCGTCTCAAAGGCAAGATCTTTGGGAGAACTTCTCGTACGGGAGGATTCGCAGGTCGGCTGATCGGATTAGACTACGTAAGTCTCTCCTCCTTTCCTTTTGTTCGGTTTCCTCAGGGATCCTAAGTCGCCCCCCCCCTTTTTGTCCTTGCAGAGGTTTGGCGTTCGGATACTGTTCCGATTATCACCAAGAAATCGAAAAGAATCAACCTGTTCAACAAGGCCGAGCAGACGGAGATCAATCGGGCCAGAGTTATGAGGGAATTGCCGGATCTGAGCTTGGTGGTTGGGAAGCAACTTGGGTTTGTGGAGCCGGACCAAAACTCCAACGCAAACTCACCTAATCTCGAGGAACCTAATGCGACTGAGTCAGATGAGGCTCAGCTCGTGAGGAAAACGGGGAACAAGAGAAAAGAGAGGGAAGGCGCTTCTTCCGAGGGGAAACAGACCGAGGAGACTTCCACCGGTGGGGGTGCCAGGTCGGAGAAGAAAAGGGCGCGAAAGGATTTCGCAGAGGCTCGACCTTCTTCTGTGGAGGAAGGGGAGCTCCAAGCCTTGGAGCCTAGTAACGGCTCTCGAGACGACGCTCTCCCGAATCCATCTCCCGGTGGCGGTCAAGCGGGTGAGCATCAAGAGACTTCTTCTAAAGTGAAGAAGAAGTcgaaaaagaacaaaaagaagaataacGGCGGATCCTCGGGGCAGGAGGGGGCGCCCGAGAAGGAGACCGTGGGAGCCCCGACTGCTGCCGTTTCTCTCCCAAAGGCGGCGGTTCGCGAAGATGCCGGGGGATCAAGCAGGTCCGCTCCGAAGGCTCAGGAGAAGGACGTTGTGCCGAAGGACCTTCAGGGGTTTTGTCCGGACAAGGTCGACTTTATCTTTAAGCGGGATACTCCTCTTGTTTGCAACGAGAGGGACTGCGCTCGCTTTGTCCGCCAAGTCCGGGGGAGCAGAAAGCATCTCCCACTCGTCAAGGATCTCGTCTTCCAAGACGATTACACCGCCGCCGCCGGTTCTTCGGTTAAGGTAAGGATAGTTTTTGCGTTTCGTCCGTTCCTCGTCTTTTTCCTAACTTGGTTGTCTCACTCTCTCTTTGATGTGCTGCAGAGCCAAGGGGATTGGAATGAAGTCGTCCGTAAGTACGACGAGGAGCTGAAGAGGACCTATGGTGTGATCGATAGGCAGCGACACAACACCAGGGAAGCGACGCAAGCCCTAGAGGTCATGCTTCGCAAGAAAAACGATGCGGTCATCCGGGAAGAGGCCATGAGGGATGAGCTCCTCCAGAAGGAGACGGCTATGAACAAGGAGCTGAAGCGAGCCCGGGAGTTGGTTAAGACACTCGAGAAAGAGAAAGCCAAGTTGGCAGACGAGAAGAAGATCCTCGAGGAAGAGAGGGCTGCCGCTGCCATAGCGCATTCCAAGGAGATGGATCGTCTCCGAGAGTCGCGCCGCTATGAGGTTACTCACGAGCGGATCCGAGTGATGGCTGTGATGCACGGAAAGGCTGCTGCTCGCTTCCAGAGGATTCGAGAGCGGGAGACTCGTCGCGACAGTTTTGAGGATGCGAGGTGTATGCTCGGACAGGCTCGCGGAATGAGACGTTGTCTTGAAGGGATGAAGGCAACAGGTAAAAGCATCTCTCAAGGAGATATCGATACCTATGCCGAGCAAGAGAAATATTACGACGCGGAGGTGAAGCGTTTGGTCGTAGACGATCTTGCTGAGAAGGACCTCTCTTTGTCCCCTCTTGTGCTCGAGTCGAGGTTCGTCATCCAAGAGATATTGGATAAAGTCGACAAGTACGGGTCGAACATGGACTTGCTCGACTCTGAGG from Raphanus sativus cultivar WK10039 chromosome 8, ASM80110v3, whole genome shotgun sequence includes:
- the LOC108820934 gene encoding mRNA-decapping enzyme-like protein, which codes for MFQNGKLVPPNMHQNNSTRLLNLKVLRRIDPFIEEILITAAHVTLYEFNIESSQWSRKDVEGSLFVVKRNRQQPRFQFIVMNRRNTDNLVEDLLGEFEYEVQGPYLLYRNAAQEVNGIWFYNQSECDEVARLFGRLLSAYSKVNQKPNTSSSSQREFEELEDVPTVAVVDGPLEPSSSGRDAPPHDPAFINFFTSARSLGNTSAGSPYMSSANHPQPHQPTIAPATAAPPQILSPPPLPSSSPLMPLFDNNPHRISSNSDVHTGLVAPSSVFGGPPGMMMAQPHLIPGSSMPSAPPLNLNNTATYYQQRPLGTPMLQAFPPPSLAPVNNVPVINRDKVKEALLALVQENEFIDMVTRALQNAYQP
- the LOC130498697 gene encoding uncharacterized protein LOC130498697 isoform X1, whose amino-acid sequence is MSTSKRFSREQKGKMTASTVDPVSDLERVRGSEDSAEATHREAMMDTENTTREQRMLVSEAMVRAREDDDGGNGSPDDGMTPYCFYPGNIFEEQRRLDPTRARPSVVEGQDWGNVLPTRSTFGSVRRLLKRSKAIGVTFIIPSKDQRPWSPPKGYQCVYESYFENDTKLWFPIPRLVTAYTMRRGVALSQFLNGAWRLAVALMVIGAEAGAALSVRAFEELVSVKINQGLLSLKIRPNYNVVTGYPSKTNDWQRSYFYVKSDRSAFEEPLKTGYRVLWNNEFGIECFLVFYRFVLLTASFPFVLAVPHSNTAEYEEDFLESARIVASQRQDLWENFSYGRIRRSADRIRLQVWRSDTVPIITKKSKRINLFNKAEQTEINRARVMRELPDLSLVVGKQLGFVEPDQNSNANSPNLEEPNATESDEAQLVRKTGNKRKEREGASSEGKQTEETSTGGGARSEKKRARKDFAEARPSSVEEGELQALEPSNGSRDDALPNPSPGGGQAGEHQETSSKVKKKSKKNKKKNNGGSSGQEGAPEKETVGAPTAAVSLPKAAVREDAGGSSRSAPKAQEKDVVPKDLQGFCPDKVDFIFKRDTPLVCNERDCARFVRQVRGSRKHLPLVKDLVFQDDYTAAAGSSVKVRIVFAFRPFLVFFLTWLSHSLFDVLQSQGDWNEVVRKYDEELKRTYGVIDRQRHNTREATQALEVMLRKKNDAVIREEAMRDELLQKETAMNKELKRARELVKTLEKEKAKLADEKKILEEERAAAAIAHSKEMDRLRESRRYEVTHERIRVMAVMHGKAAARFQRIRERETRRDSFEDARCMLGQARGMRRCLEGMKATGKSISQGDIDTYAEQEKYYDAEVKRLVVDDLAEKDLSLSPLVLESRFVIQEILDKVDKYGSNMDLLDSEAARALRTPLRGPEDQSEGPSKSLLETVQSPAHPDAILPENAPVVEETTKPASEVPISDTPIKTVDITDSPSLEVSGSGVSGERSEEDPLVSG
- the LOC130498697 gene encoding meiosis-specific protein ASY2-like isoform X3, yielding MSTSKRFSREQKGKMTASTVDPVSDLERVRGSEDSAEATHREAMMDTENTTREQRMLVSEAMVRAREDDDGGNGSPDDGMTPYCFYPGNIFEEQRRLDPTRARPSVVEGQDWGNVLPTRSTFGSVRRLLKRSKAIGVTFIIPSKDQRPWSPPKGYQCVYESYFENDTKLWFPIPRLVTAYTMRRGVALSQFLNGAWRLAVALMVIGAEAGAALSVRAFEELVSVKINQGLLSLKIRPNYNVVTGYPSKTNDWQRSYFYVKSDRSAFEEPLKTGYRVLWNNEFGIECFLVFYRFVLLTASFPFVLAVPHSNTAEYEEDFLESARIVASQRQDLWENFSYGRIRRSADRIRLQVWRSDTVPIITKKSKRINLFNKAEQTEINRARVMRELPDLSLVVGKQLGFVEPDQNSNANSPNLEEPNATESDEAQLVRKTGNKRKEREGASSEGKQTEETSTGGGARSEKKRARKDFAEARPSSVEEGELQALEPSNGSRDDALPNPSPGGGQAGEHQETSSKVKKKSKKNKKKNNGGSSGQEGAPEKETVGAPTAAVSLPKAAVREDAGGSSRSAPKAQEKDVVPKDLQGFCPDKVDFIFKRDTPLVCNERDCARFVRQVRGSRKHLPLVKDLVFQDDYTAAAGSSVKSQGDWNEVVRKYDEELKRTYGVIDRQRHNTREATQALEVMLRKKNDAVIREEAMRDELLQKETAMNKELKRARELVKTLEKEKAKLADEKKILEEERAAAAIAHSKEMDRLRESRRYEVTHERIRVMAVMHGKAAARFQRIRERETRRDSFEDARCMLGQARGMRRCLEGMKATGKSISQGDIDTYAEQEKYYDAEVKRLVVDDLAEKDLSLSPLVLESRFVIQEILDKVDKYGSNMDLLDSEAARALRTPLRGPEDQSEGPSKSLLETVQSPAHPDAILPENAPVVEETTKPASEVPISDTPIKTVDITDSPSLEVSGSGVSGERSEEDPLVSG
- the LOC130498697 gene encoding meiosis-specific protein ASY2-like isoform X2 gives rise to the protein MSTSKRFSREQKGKMTASTVDPVSDLERVRGSEDSAEATHREAMMDTENTTREQRMLVSEAMVRAREDDDGGNGSPDDGMTPYCFYPGNIFEEQRRLDPTRARPSVVEGQDWGNVLPTRSTFGSVRRLLKRSKAIGVTFIIPSKDQRPWSPPKGYQCVYESYFENDTKLWFPIPRLVTAYTMRRGVALSQFLNGAWRLAVALMVIGAEAGAALSVRAFEELVSVKINQGLLSLKIRPNYNVVTGYPSKTNDWQRSYFYVKSDRSAFEEPLKTGYRVLWNNEFVPHSNTAEYEEDFLESARIVASQRQDLWENFSYGRIRRSADRIRLQVWRSDTVPIITKKSKRINLFNKAEQTEINRARVMRELPDLSLVVGKQLGFVEPDQNSNANSPNLEEPNATESDEAQLVRKTGNKRKEREGASSEGKQTEETSTGGGARSEKKRARKDFAEARPSSVEEGELQALEPSNGSRDDALPNPSPGGGQAGEHQETSSKVKKKSKKNKKKNNGGSSGQEGAPEKETVGAPTAAVSLPKAAVREDAGGSSRSAPKAQEKDVVPKDLQGFCPDKVDFIFKRDTPLVCNERDCARFVRQVRGSRKHLPLVKDLVFQDDYTAAAGSSVKVRIVFAFRPFLVFFLTWLSHSLFDVLQSQGDWNEVVRKYDEELKRTYGVIDRQRHNTREATQALEVMLRKKNDAVIREEAMRDELLQKETAMNKELKRARELVKTLEKEKAKLADEKKILEEERAAAAIAHSKEMDRLRESRRYEVTHERIRVMAVMHGKAAARFQRIRERETRRDSFEDARCMLGQARGMRRCLEGMKATGKSISQGDIDTYAEQEKYYDAEVKRLVVDDLAEKDLSLSPLVLESRFVIQEILDKVDKYGSNMDLLDSEAARALRTPLRGPEDQSEGPSKSLLETVQSPAHPDAILPENAPVVEETTKPASEVPISDTPIKTVDITDSPSLEVSGSGVSGERSEEDPLVSG